A region from the Thauera humireducens genome encodes:
- a CDS encoding response regulator: MKTIFLVDDSATILLSISGILSKAGYAVEKAPSALDALKKFQAGVKVDLLITDLNMPGMNGIEFIKEVRKLPNYRFMPILFLTTESQQSKKAEAKAAGASGWIVKPASADELLNTIKLVIR; the protein is encoded by the coding sequence ATGAAAACGATTTTCCTGGTTGACGACTCCGCCACCATCCTCCTGTCCATCTCCGGCATCCTGAGCAAGGCCGGTTACGCGGTCGAGAAGGCACCCAGTGCACTGGACGCCCTCAAGAAGTTCCAGGCCGGCGTCAAGGTCGACCTGCTGATCACCGACTTGAACATGCCCGGCATGAACGGCATCGAGTTCATCAAGGAGGTGCGCAAGCTGCCGAACTATCGCTTCATGCCGATCCTGTTCCTCACCACCGAATCGCAGCAGTCGAAGAAGGCCGAGGCCAAGGCGGCGGGCGCCTCCGGCTGGATCGTCAAGCCCGCCTCGGCCGACGAGTTGCTCAATACCATCAAGCTCGTCATCCGCTGA
- a CDS encoding STAS domain-containing protein, with the protein MATRKKNAAKRIAIGEDMTIYNAAVQKQALIDALAAGQRLEIDLSAVGEIDTAGFQLLMLVKREARRLGKEAQIVAHSEAVREVIDFYNMAAEFGDPLLIPAHKA; encoded by the coding sequence ATGGCCACACGCAAGAAGAACGCCGCCAAGCGCATCGCCATCGGCGAAGACATGACCATCTACAACGCCGCGGTACAGAAGCAGGCCCTGATCGACGCCCTCGCGGCAGGCCAGCGGCTGGAAATCGACCTGTCCGCCGTGGGCGAGATCGATACCGCCGGCTTCCAGTTGCTGATGCTGGTGAAGCGCGAAGCACGCCGGCTGGGCAAGGAGGCACAGATCGTCGCCCACAGCGAAGCCGTGCGCGAAGTGATCGACTTCTACAACATGGCGGCGGAATTCGGCGATCCCCTGCTGATCCCGGCCCACAAGGCTTGA
- the xdhC gene encoding xanthine dehydrogenase accessory protein XdhC — translation MKSWIEDLATRLDSGQPAVLVTVAAARGSTPRAPGAHMVVGPRDSAGSIGGGQLELRAIELARTMIADGATRPCVQRFPLGASVGQCCGGVMELAFEPIGADTGEWVRVALTHAGAHRPWGRVVAIGATPAPTRVFDAHLHALHADAGYDADSVRVLAERAATLLAGHADGALLANTRPGGDADWLLDASVPPELQVVLFGAGHVGCAVARVLARLPLRLTWVDSRDDAFPADPAAGFMSRIDCRSTDTPLAEVSDAPSDAVFLVMTHSHALDFDLVRAILDRGDARLCGMIGSNAKHENFARRLRARGCSEAAIARLHCPIGAPGINGKEPEVVAIAVAAELLQLRGTRFDARPAQRRTDGTHAPQTLEGPRP, via the coding sequence ATGAAGTCGTGGATCGAAGATCTCGCAACCCGCCTCGACAGCGGCCAGCCGGCCGTTCTGGTGACGGTGGCCGCCGCCCGCGGCTCGACCCCGCGTGCCCCGGGCGCCCACATGGTGGTCGGGCCACGGGACAGCGCAGGCAGCATCGGTGGCGGGCAGCTCGAGCTGCGTGCGATCGAACTGGCACGCACGATGATCGCCGACGGCGCGACCCGGCCCTGCGTGCAGCGCTTCCCGCTCGGCGCCAGCGTGGGCCAGTGCTGTGGCGGCGTGATGGAACTGGCGTTCGAGCCCATCGGCGCGGACACGGGCGAATGGGTGCGTGTGGCGCTGACGCACGCCGGGGCACACCGCCCCTGGGGTCGTGTCGTCGCCATCGGCGCGACACCCGCCCCGACCCGCGTGTTCGATGCGCACCTGCACGCCCTGCATGCGGATGCAGGCTATGACGCGGACAGCGTGCGGGTGCTTGCCGAACGCGCCGCCACGCTGCTGGCTGGCCACGCCGATGGCGCGCTGCTGGCCAACACCCGCCCCGGCGGCGACGCCGACTGGCTGCTCGACGCCAGCGTGCCCCCCGAGTTGCAGGTCGTGCTGTTCGGTGCCGGCCACGTGGGCTGCGCCGTGGCTAGGGTACTGGCGCGCCTCCCGCTGCGCCTGACCTGGGTCGACAGCCGCGACGACGCCTTCCCGGCCGACCCTGCAGCCGGGTTCATGTCCCGTATCGACTGCCGCAGCACCGATACGCCACTGGCGGAAGTCAGCGACGCGCCGTCGGACGCCGTCTTCCTGGTGATGACGCACAGCCATGCGCTCGACTTCGATCTGGTGCGCGCCATTCTCGACCGCGGCGACGCCCGCCTCTGCGGCATGATCGGCTCGAACGCCAAGCACGAGAACTTCGCGCGGCGGCTGCGGGCACGCGGCTGCAGCGAAGCGGCCATCGCCCGGCTGCACTGTCCGATCGGTGCGCCCGGCATCAATGGCAAGGAACCCGAAGTGGTCGCGATCGCGGTCGCGGCCGAACTGCTGCAGCTGCGGGGCACCCGCTTCGACGCCCGCCCCGCACAGCGCCGGACGGACGGCACACACGCCCCCCAGACCCTCGAGGGCCCGCGCCCATGA
- the leuE gene encoding leucine efflux protein LeuE: MFYGVTDLATFILGTVFIVLLPGPNSLYVMATASRWGVAAGYRGAAGIFVGDTILMLLAVTGMASLLRATPELFMAIKYAGAAYLAWVGFSLLRAGLAGWRKRGDEATGAAPDYPAVRGTPHPFRTALIISLMNPKAILFFVSFFIQFVDPAYAHPGLSFLILGVIVQVCSLLYLSVLIFAGARLAAQFRRHRRAAAGATAGVGGVFIGFGAKLATATLG, translated from the coding sequence ATGTTCTACGGCGTCACCGACCTCGCGACCTTCATCCTCGGCACGGTCTTCATCGTGCTGCTGCCTGGCCCCAATTCGCTGTACGTGATGGCGACGGCGTCACGCTGGGGCGTGGCGGCTGGCTACCGTGGCGCGGCGGGCATCTTCGTCGGCGACACCATCCTGATGCTGCTGGCGGTCACCGGCATGGCCTCGCTGTTGCGTGCGACGCCCGAACTGTTCATGGCGATCAAGTATGCGGGCGCGGCCTATCTGGCCTGGGTGGGCTTCAGCCTGCTGCGCGCCGGGCTTGCGGGATGGCGCAAGCGGGGCGATGAGGCGACGGGTGCGGCACCCGACTATCCGGCGGTGCGCGGAACGCCGCACCCCTTCCGCACGGCCTTGATCATCAGCCTGATGAACCCGAAGGCGATCCTGTTCTTCGTGTCCTTCTTCATCCAGTTCGTCGATCCGGCCTACGCGCACCCAGGCCTGTCCTTCCTGATCCTCGGCGTCATCGTGCAGGTCTGCAGCCTGCTCTACCTGTCGGTGCTGATCTTCGCCGGCGCCCGGCTTGCTGCCCAGTTCCGCCGCCACCGTCGCGCCGCGGCGGGCGCCACGGCCGGCGTGGGCGGGGTGTTCATCGGCTTCGGCGCCAAGCTGGCGACGGCGACACTGGGCTAG
- a CDS encoding methyl-accepting chemotaxis protein, with protein MKNLKIGIRLGIGFAVVLTLLVAIAILGSLRLSNLQTEITDMVSDKNVKLATSNEMIASIDLIGMLHRNMLIMRGDEDIRGFTQTVTEERAKLLKNLEGLEKLSYGDEGKRLLNGIRSARQAFLGIQQEFERLIQQRDFDQAISVFSATYRPAFLTYLDALKQFIAYQTQLTQETGRKAEALGAQSVMLLVGLALTALLIGIVFAIFITRSITRPVSEVSAAAKKMAQGDFNFELKSDAKDEVGDVVRAVADVQASIKTMIADAGMLSEAAVAGKLATRADASKHQGDFRRIVQGVNDTLDAVIGPLNVAADYVDRIAKGAIPARITDPYNGDFNTLKNNLNTAIDAINALVADAGMLSRAAVEGKLATRADAARHQGDYARIVQGVNDTLDAVIGPLNVAADYVDRIARGAIPARITDSYNGDFNTIKNNLNTCIDAVNELVADAVMLAQAAVEGRLETRADATKHQGDYRRIVEGVNATLDAVIAPINEVKRVMVALSGGDLTQKITDNYAGDFQVLQNAVNDSMDKLAEIIEQVRGAADALTNAAGQVSATAQSLSQSSSEQAASVEETSASIEQMSASINQNSENAKITDAMASKSSAEAGEGGEAVKSTVQAMKNIAGKIGIIDDIAYQTNLLALNAAIEAARAGEHGKGFAVVAAEVRKLAERSQVAAQEIGELAGNSVHLAERAGKLLDEMVPSINKTSDLVQEIASASQEQTAGVGQINNAMGQLNKATQQNASASEELAATAEELGGQAGQLQELMGFFSLAGNQAEKRFARSAAAKPASLSGAQSQRAAPKPARSAGRMLTGKPVSFNESDFEKF; from the coding sequence ATGAAGAACCTGAAAATCGGCATCCGGCTTGGTATCGGTTTTGCCGTCGTCCTGACGCTGCTGGTCGCGATTGCCATCCTAGGCAGCCTGCGGCTCAGCAATCTGCAGACTGAAATTACCGACATGGTGAGCGACAAGAACGTCAAGCTCGCGACCTCGAACGAGATGATCGCGTCCATCGATCTGATCGGCATGCTCCATAGGAACATGCTGATCATGCGCGGGGATGAGGACATCCGTGGATTCACCCAGACCGTCACCGAAGAGCGGGCCAAACTCCTCAAGAACCTGGAGGGCCTCGAGAAGCTATCCTACGGTGATGAGGGTAAACGTTTGCTTAACGGGATCAGGTCTGCCCGGCAAGCCTTCCTCGGCATTCAGCAGGAATTCGAAAGGCTGATCCAGCAGCGCGACTTCGACCAAGCCATCTCGGTGTTTTCTGCAACCTACCGTCCGGCTTTCCTCACTTACCTCGACGCGCTCAAGCAATTTATCGCCTATCAAACGCAGCTAACACAGGAAACGGGCCGCAAGGCGGAGGCGCTCGGAGCGCAATCCGTAATGCTACTGGTTGGTCTAGCCCTTACCGCGCTGCTGATCGGAATCGTGTTCGCAATCTTCATTACACGTTCAATCACCCGCCCGGTGAGCGAGGTGAGTGCGGCCGCGAAGAAGATGGCCCAGGGCGACTTCAATTTCGAGCTCAAGTCGGACGCCAAGGACGAGGTCGGCGACGTCGTGCGCGCGGTCGCCGACGTGCAGGCCAGTATCAAGACCATGATCGCCGACGCCGGCATGCTGTCCGAGGCCGCCGTGGCCGGCAAGCTGGCCACCCGGGCGGACGCCAGCAAGCACCAGGGCGACTTCCGCCGGATCGTCCAGGGCGTCAATGACACCCTGGACGCCGTCATCGGGCCGCTGAACGTCGCCGCCGACTACGTCGACCGCATCGCCAAGGGCGCCATCCCGGCCCGGATCACCGACCCCTACAACGGTGACTTCAACACCCTCAAGAACAACCTCAACACCGCCATCGACGCCATCAACGCCCTGGTGGCCGACGCCGGCATGCTCTCCCGGGCCGCCGTCGAGGGCAAGCTGGCCACCCGCGCCGACGCCGCCAGGCATCAGGGCGACTACGCGCGCATCGTGCAGGGCGTCAATGACACGCTCGACGCCGTCATCGGGCCGCTCAACGTCGCCGCCGACTACGTCGACCGCATCGCCCGCGGCGCCATCCCGGCGCGGATCACCGACAGCTACAACGGCGACTTCAACACCATCAAGAACAACCTCAACACCTGTATCGACGCCGTCAACGAGCTGGTCGCCGATGCGGTGATGCTCGCCCAGGCGGCCGTCGAGGGGCGTCTGGAGACCCGCGCCGATGCCACCAAGCACCAGGGCGACTACCGCCGCATCGTCGAAGGCGTCAATGCCACCCTCGATGCCGTCATCGCGCCGATCAACGAGGTCAAGCGCGTCATGGTCGCGCTCTCCGGCGGCGACCTGACCCAGAAGATCACCGACAACTACGCCGGCGACTTCCAGGTGCTGCAGAACGCGGTCAATGACTCCATGGACAAGCTCGCCGAGATCATCGAGCAGGTCCGCGGCGCCGCCGACGCGCTCACCAACGCCGCCGGACAGGTCTCGGCCACCGCACAGAGCCTGTCCCAGTCCTCCTCCGAGCAGGCCGCCAGCGTCGAGGAAACCTCGGCCTCGATCGAGCAGATGAGCGCCTCGATCAACCAGAACTCCGAGAACGCCAAGATCACCGACGCCATGGCCAGCAAGTCCTCGGCCGAGGCCGGCGAAGGCGGCGAGGCGGTCAAGTCGACCGTCCAGGCGATGAAGAACATCGCCGGCAAGATCGGCATCATCGACGACATCGCCTACCAGACCAACCTGCTCGCCTTGAACGCCGCCATCGAAGCGGCGCGTGCCGGCGAACACGGCAAGGGCTTCGCGGTGGTCGCGGCCGAAGTGCGCAAGCTCGCCGAACGCAGCCAGGTCGCCGCGCAGGAGATCGGCGAACTGGCCGGCAACTCGGTGCATCTGGCCGAGCGCGCGGGCAAGCTGCTCGACGAGATGGTGCCCTCGATCAACAAGACCTCCGACCTGGTGCAGGAGATCGCCTCCGCCAGCCAGGAGCAGACCGCCGGCGTCGGACAGATCAACAACGCCATGGGCCAGCTCAACAAGGCCACCCAGCAGAACGCCTCCGCCTCCGAGGAGCTCGCCGCCACCGCCGAAGAGCTCGGCGGACAGGCCGGGCAGCTGCAGGAGCTGATGGGCTTCTTCTCACTTGCCGGCAATCAGGCCGAGAAGCGCTTTGCCCGCAGCGCCGCGGCGAAACCCGCGTCGCTCTCCGGCGCACAGTCCCAGCGTGCAGCGCCCAAGCCTGCCCGCAGCGCCGGCCGCATGTTGACGGGCAAGCCGGTCAGCTTCAACGAAAGCGATTTCGAAAAATTCTGA
- a CDS encoding chemotaxis protein CheA, whose protein sequence is MDEITSVFVTESREQLAALESALLQLEDNPDDSDTLNAIFRSAHTIKGGAGVIECDYIVAFTHVVENVLDKLRNREITLDSDLIALLLACGDHMGHLLGVLVSGANGPDEDLAAEGEALLKRLQRDPGTAESPSGPPAAIAPPIESSGGSAVETDCWHISLRFGPDVLRNGMDPLSFLRYLSTIGRIERLETMADAMPNADEMDPESCYLGFEISFSSTADKAAIERVFDFVRDECTLNILPPHSRLTDYIALISALPEDTMRLGEILVKVGALTQGELDSGLAEQSAPQPAEDAPDEATVAEPQPLGEILVEHKAVQPELVEAAVAKQKQVTEKKAAEARLIRIQADKLDCLIDHLVGELVIAGASVSLLAGKTGLGELIEATSLTGRLVESIRDAALQLRMVQIGETFNRFHRVVRDTSREMGKEVELVISGGETELDKSMVEKIGDPLMHLVRNAMDHGLELPSVREANGKAARGRLELTACHDSGSIVIEVADDGAGLNRDRILAKAVERGIVQPGQALTDTEVFNLIFEPGFSTAEKVTNISGRGVGMDVVRRNIQGLRGSVDVSSEPGKGSRFAIRLPLTLAIIDGFLVGVGNAAYVIPLDSVVECIELAVDGSGRDYVNLRGEVLPLVRLRQLFAISGEAPARQNVVVVQYAGVKSGIVVDQLMGEFQTVIKPLGSIFRNIRGIGGSTILGSGEVALILDVQALVKRCANNEAQLIPTSSGPRALPTGAQP, encoded by the coding sequence ATGGACGAAATCACCTCCGTCTTCGTCACCGAAAGTCGCGAACAACTCGCCGCGCTCGAATCGGCGCTGCTGCAGCTCGAAGACAACCCGGACGATAGCGACACCCTGAACGCGATCTTCCGCAGCGCCCACACCATCAAGGGCGGCGCGGGCGTCATCGAATGCGACTACATCGTGGCATTCACGCACGTGGTCGAGAACGTGCTCGACAAGCTGCGCAATCGTGAGATCACGCTCGACAGCGATCTCATCGCGCTGCTGCTCGCCTGCGGCGACCACATGGGCCACCTGCTCGGCGTTCTCGTCTCCGGCGCAAACGGCCCGGACGAAGATCTCGCTGCAGAAGGCGAAGCCCTGCTCAAGCGCCTGCAGCGCGACCCGGGCACGGCCGAATCGCCCTCCGGACCGCCCGCCGCCATCGCGCCGCCGATCGAGTCGAGCGGCGGCAGTGCTGTGGAAACCGACTGCTGGCACATCTCGCTGCGCTTCGGCCCCGACGTGCTGCGCAACGGCATGGACCCGCTCAGCTTCCTGCGTTATCTGTCCACCATCGGCCGCATCGAGCGCCTCGAGACCATGGCCGACGCCATGCCGAATGCCGACGAGATGGACCCCGAGAGCTGCTATCTCGGCTTCGAGATCAGCTTCTCGTCCACGGCGGACAAGGCGGCCATCGAACGCGTGTTCGACTTCGTGCGCGACGAATGCACGCTCAACATCCTGCCGCCGCACAGCCGTCTGACCGATTACATCGCGCTGATCAGCGCGCTGCCCGAGGACACGATGCGCCTGGGCGAAATCCTGGTGAAGGTCGGCGCGCTCACGCAGGGCGAACTGGACAGTGGCCTGGCCGAACAGAGCGCCCCCCAGCCCGCCGAGGACGCCCCCGACGAGGCCACGGTCGCGGAGCCGCAACCGCTCGGTGAGATCCTCGTCGAGCACAAGGCGGTGCAGCCCGAACTCGTCGAAGCGGCGGTCGCCAAGCAGAAGCAGGTCACCGAGAAAAAGGCGGCCGAGGCGCGCCTGATCCGCATCCAGGCCGACAAGCTCGACTGCCTGATCGACCACCTCGTCGGCGAACTCGTCATCGCCGGCGCCAGCGTCAGCCTGCTGGCCGGCAAGACCGGGCTCGGCGAACTGATCGAAGCCACCTCGCTGACCGGCCGCCTGGTCGAGAGCATTCGCGATGCCGCCCTGCAGCTGCGCATGGTCCAGATCGGCGAGACCTTCAACCGCTTCCACCGCGTCGTGCGCGACACCTCGCGCGAGATGGGCAAGGAGGTGGAGCTGGTCATCAGCGGCGGCGAGACCGAGCTCGACAAGTCGATGGTGGAGAAGATCGGCGACCCGCTCATGCACCTGGTGCGCAACGCGATGGATCACGGGCTGGAGCTGCCGTCGGTGCGCGAGGCCAATGGCAAGGCCGCGCGCGGCCGCCTCGAACTCACGGCCTGCCACGACTCCGGCAGCATCGTCATCGAAGTGGCGGATGACGGCGCAGGCCTCAACCGCGACCGCATCCTCGCCAAGGCCGTCGAGCGCGGTATCGTCCAGCCCGGACAGGCCCTGACCGATACCGAGGTCTTCAACCTGATCTTCGAGCCCGGCTTCTCCACTGCGGAGAAGGTGACCAACATCTCGGGGCGGGGCGTCGGCATGGACGTCGTGCGCCGCAACATCCAGGGCCTTCGCGGCAGCGTCGACGTCAGCTCCGAACCGGGCAAGGGCTCGCGCTTCGCGATTCGCCTGCCGCTGACGCTCGCGATCATCGACGGCTTCCTGGTCGGCGTGGGCAACGCCGCCTATGTGATCCCGCTCGACAGCGTGGTCGAGTGCATCGAGCTTGCCGTCGACGGCAGCGGACGCGACTACGTCAACCTGCGGGGCGAAGTGCTGCCGCTGGTGCGCCTACGCCAGCTGTTTGCCATCTCGGGCGAAGCGCCCGCGCGCCAGAACGTCGTCGTCGTGCAGTATGCCGGGGTGAAGTCGGGCATCGTAGTGGACCAGCTGATGGGCGAATTCCAGACCGTCATCAAGCCGCTCGGCAGCATCTTCCGCAACATTCGCGGCATCGGCGGCTCGACCATCCTCGGCAGCGGCGAGGTCGCCCTGATCCTCGACGTCCAGGCACTCGTGAAACGCTGCGCCAACAACGAGGCCCAGCTCATCCCCACTTCCTCAGGCCCGCGCGCACTGCCGACCGGCGCGCAGCCTTGA
- a CDS encoding toll/interleukin-1 receptor domain-containing protein, with the protein MPSLFISYRRDDSAGFAGRLTDALEHRFGAGSVFRDVDDIPPGADFEAVIERGLQQVQAVLVIIGPHWLTASAAGQRRLDLADDYVRREVERALASGKPVVPVLVGGAAMPSAEALPISIRGLANRHALSLNDASWTTDLQRLQDVLTQWLAAPPAPRRRWRGAALGAGLAGIALAAWLAWYDTAPGAEVLQGEWLADVVYPWNLSVQERFEFKVRDGTVEGTASFLGVPREIEALEWRDDRLRFATRAESVSGDDPPRELVQRYELWPEDEALRVRLTIHRSHSVDAPLEFVARRP; encoded by the coding sequence ATGCCCAGCCTGTTCATTTCATACCGCCGTGACGACAGCGCCGGATTCGCCGGCCGGCTGACGGATGCGCTCGAGCACCGCTTCGGCGCGGGCAGCGTGTTCCGTGACGTCGACGACATCCCGCCGGGCGCCGATTTCGAGGCGGTGATCGAGCGCGGCTTGCAGCAGGTGCAGGCCGTGCTGGTGATCATCGGCCCGCACTGGCTCACGGCTTCTGCCGCAGGGCAGCGTCGCCTCGATCTTGCTGACGACTACGTGCGGCGCGAGGTCGAGCGGGCGCTCGCGTCGGGCAAGCCGGTGGTGCCGGTGCTGGTCGGCGGGGCGGCGATGCCGTCCGCCGAGGCCTTGCCCATCTCGATCCGGGGCCTGGCCAACCGCCACGCCCTGTCGCTTAACGACGCCTCATGGACGACCGACCTGCAGCGGCTGCAGGACGTGCTGACGCAGTGGCTCGCCGCCCCGCCGGCGCCGCGCCGACGATGGCGGGGGGCGGCGCTGGGCGCAGGGTTGGCCGGCATCGCCCTGGCTGCGTGGCTGGCGTGGTACGACACCGCGCCCGGGGCGGAGGTCTTGCAGGGCGAGTGGCTGGCGGACGTGGTCTATCCGTGGAACCTGAGCGTGCAGGAGCGTTTCGAGTTCAAGGTGCGCGACGGCACGGTCGAGGGCACGGCGAGTTTCCTCGGTGTGCCACGCGAAATCGAGGCGCTCGAATGGCGGGATGACAGACTGCGCTTCGCCACGCGCGCCGAATCCGTCTCGGGCGACGATCCCCCGCGCGAACTGGTGCAGCGCTACGAACTGTGGCCCGAGGATGAGGCGCTGCGCGTGCGCCTGACGATCCATCGCAGCCACAGCGTGGATGCGCCGCTGGAGTTCGTGGCGCGCCGACCCTGA
- the guaD gene encoding guanine deaminase, which translates to MTLPAPQTLRAVRGEILHFLSDPAAYGAAASEHFADGILAIRDGHVAELGPAEDMLAKLPSDIVLDDYRGKLILPGFVDTHIHYAQTDIIASYGEQLLAWLERYTFPAEARFADPDHAAAVASFFCDELLRNGTTTAMAFATVHGTSVDALFEAARQRRMRLITGKVLMDRNCPDFLRDTAESGDAESRALVERWHGRDRLLYAVTPRFAATSSPEQMTRAGRLFAEHPGLYLQSHVAENRCEIEWIARLYPDARSYLNVYDGFGQLGPRSVYAHCIWLDDADRARMAATGAAMSFCPTSNLFLGSGLFDLASARAQGIRVGIGTDVGAGTSFSMLQTLNEAYKVLQLNNQRLSATDAFYLATLGGARSLYLDAQIGSFLSGHEADFVVLDPQATPLLARRMANCASLDERLFVLMMLGDDRAVAATHVMGEPAGLHPALSKNSKTVNL; encoded by the coding sequence ATGACCCTGCCCGCCCCCCAAACCCTGCGCGCCGTGCGCGGCGAGATCCTGCACTTCCTGTCCGACCCCGCAGCGTACGGCGCGGCGGCGTCCGAGCACTTCGCCGACGGTATCCTCGCGATCCGCGACGGCCATGTCGCCGAACTCGGGCCGGCGGAGGACATGCTGGCCAAGCTGCCGTCCGACATCGTGCTCGACGACTACCGCGGCAAGCTGATCCTGCCCGGCTTCGTCGACACCCATATCCACTACGCGCAGACCGACATCATCGCCAGCTATGGCGAGCAGCTGCTGGCCTGGCTCGAGCGCTACACCTTCCCTGCCGAAGCCCGCTTCGCCGACCCGGACCACGCCGCGGCCGTGGCCAGCTTCTTCTGCGACGAACTGCTGCGCAATGGCACGACCACGGCAATGGCCTTCGCCACCGTGCATGGCACCTCGGTCGATGCGCTGTTCGAGGCCGCTCGGCAACGGCGCATGCGACTGATCACCGGCAAGGTGCTGATGGACCGCAACTGTCCGGACTTCCTGCGCGATACGGCCGAATCGGGCGATGCCGAATCGCGCGCCCTCGTCGAACGCTGGCATGGCCGCGACCGCCTGCTGTACGCGGTGACACCGCGCTTCGCCGCCACCTCCTCCCCCGAGCAGATGACGCGTGCCGGTCGGCTGTTTGCCGAGCATCCCGGGCTCTACCTGCAGTCGCACGTCGCCGAGAACCGCTGCGAGATCGAATGGATCGCCCGCCTCTACCCCGACGCGCGCAGCTACCTCAACGTCTATGACGGATTCGGCCAGCTCGGCCCGCGCAGCGTCTACGCGCACTGCATCTGGCTCGACGACGCCGACCGCGCGCGCATGGCCGCGACCGGTGCAGCGATGAGCTTCTGCCCGACCTCCAACCTCTTCCTCGGCTCGGGCCTGTTCGACCTGGCAAGCGCACGGGCGCAGGGCATTCGCGTCGGCATCGGCACCGACGTCGGCGCCGGCACCAGCTTCTCCATGCTGCAGACGCTGAACGAGGCCTACAAGGTGCTGCAGCTGAACAACCAGCGACTGTCGGCGACAGACGCTTTCTACCTCGCCACGCTGGGCGGCGCACGCAGCCTGTATCTCGACGCGCAGATCGGCAGTTTCCTCTCCGGCCACGAGGCGGACTTCGTCGTGCTGGACCCACAGGCCACGCCCCTGCTCGCGCGCAGGATGGCGAACTGCGCGAGCCTGGACGAACGCCTGTTCGTCCTGATGATGCTGGGCGACGATCGTGCAGTGGCGGCCACGCATGTGATGGGCGAGCCCGCCGGGCTGCACCCCGCACTGTCAAAAAACTCAAAAACAGTCAATCTCTAA
- a CDS encoding methyl-accepting chemotaxis protein: protein MSSSTFLRRSVLMMIAIAVATGLTVYLLNTWFNGTFLPSIGISQPLGNAFGSILVVVASFFGVRVVSLAFFRDQAFGQGQKLEDLSHLRDRNEQVIREIAKELRSVPAFSAVLRKQLGSVVEQTEEAANSIGARLQTIDTVVERLNTFVADRSNESAELVHDSEVRIQNNQKLIARMQEYIEFRIREAREDQASVAQVVKEARSLESLTRLIKDIADQTNLLALNAAIEAARAGEAGRGFAVVADEVRKLSSETEKAVLSINQGIQGVANTIETQLEEKLNSSDLGEERKALNQFADQLAELGRSYEDILRTQSSAMDTVRQSSEELASMFMDALASVQFQDVTRQQIEHTSDAIIKLDQHLAALAERLEQSDNPSFSYTPLAEHLDEIYSHYVMDQQRNTHDEAIGRSSSARGANSKIELF, encoded by the coding sequence ATGAGTTCCTCGACCTTCCTGCGCCGCTCGGTGTTGATGATGATTGCCATCGCGGTGGCAACCGGCCTCACCGTGTATCTCCTGAACACCTGGTTCAACGGCACCTTCCTGCCCTCAATCGGCATCTCGCAGCCCCTGGGCAACGCGTTTGGCTCGATACTGGTCGTGGTGGCGTCCTTCTTTGGCGTGCGTGTGGTCTCGCTCGCCTTCTTTCGCGACCAGGCGTTCGGGCAGGGGCAAAAGCTCGAGGATCTGTCCCACCTGCGCGACCGGAATGAACAGGTCATTCGCGAGATCGCCAAGGAATTGCGTTCCGTGCCCGCATTCAGCGCGGTGCTTCGCAAGCAGCTCGGCTCGGTCGTGGAACAGACTGAAGAAGCGGCCAACAGTATCGGCGCACGCCTGCAGACGATCGACACGGTCGTCGAGCGGCTCAACACCTTCGTCGCCGATCGCTCCAACGAGTCCGCCGAGCTGGTGCATGACTCCGAAGTCCGTATCCAGAACAATCAGAAACTGATCGCCCGCATGCAGGAGTACATCGAATTCCGCATTCGCGAGGCGCGTGAGGACCAGGCCAGCGTGGCACAGGTGGTGAAGGAGGCCCGCTCGCTCGAATCCCTCACCCGGCTGATCAAGGACATTGCCGACCAGACCAACCTGCTGGCCCTGAACGCGGCAATAGAGGCTGCGCGTGCAGGCGAGGCGGGACGCGGTTTCGCCGTCGTCGCCGACGAGGTCCGCAAGCTTTCGAGCGAAACCGAGAAGGCCGTGCTCTCGATCAACCAGGGCATCCAGGGCGTCGCCAACACGATCGAGACCCAGCTCGAAGAGAAGCTCAACTCATCCGACCTGGGTGAAGAGCGCAAGGCGCTGAACCAGTTCGCGGACCAGCTCGCCGAGCTGGGCCGCAGCTACGAGGACATCCTGCGCACCCAGTCCTCGGCCATGGATACGGTACGCCAGAGCAGCGAGGAGCTGGCATCGATGTTCATGGACGCCCTGGCCAGTGTGCAGTTCCAGGACGTAACGCGGCAGCAGATCGAGCACACATCGGACGCGATCATCAAGCTCGACCAGCATCTGGCCGCGCTTGCCGAACGGCTGGAGCAAAGCGACAACCCCAGCTTTTCCTACACGCCCCTCGCCGAGCACCTGGACGAGATCTATTCGCACTACGTGATGGACCAGCAGCGCAACACCCATGACGAAGCCATCGGCAGGTCTTCGTCGGCACGGGGCGCCAACTCCAAGATCGAACTGTTCTGA